One window of the Rhodohalobacter sp. SW132 genome contains the following:
- a CDS encoding DUF4837 family protein — protein MKLSSFLAPFALLILFAACSGDYRPNSIGPVDEVIVVMDSTQWESETAMAIRETFGGLIQTVPTPENAYTLTFRDFRNNQQLEQLKEFKNVIFAAPIDQETNVSRFINGILSDEVENRVRQEESFAFPLSDRWVRDQWALVLTSVSDEALAEKIYNAEEDLVGNLLDRELERRTENIFRRGEQVAVSDSLWENHGWKVRMQHDYIQVIDSTNAVMFRRYLPDNNRWMWAWWQDGVEDPDFINADWINAKRDSLMEYLVQGERDGSYVTTDYRRPLETRSIDRDDRLTAYETMGIWRMTNDFMGGPFVHFTYHDPETNRLFMVEYAQFAPRVNKRRFVRQFQAMGRTFESDSTWVTTRSEEITGLE, from the coding sequence ATGAAATTATCATCTTTTTTAGCGCCATTTGCACTGCTGATTCTGTTTGCTGCCTGCAGCGGTGATTATCGTCCCAATTCCATTGGTCCAGTGGATGAGGTTATTGTTGTAATGGATTCAACCCAGTGGGAAAGCGAAACCGCAATGGCAATCCGTGAAACGTTTGGCGGATTGATTCAAACCGTACCCACACCTGAAAACGCATACACACTCACCTTTCGTGATTTCAGAAACAATCAGCAGCTTGAACAGCTCAAAGAGTTTAAAAATGTGATTTTTGCTGCACCGATTGATCAAGAAACAAATGTATCGAGGTTTATCAACGGTATTTTGAGTGATGAAGTGGAAAACCGTGTGCGACAGGAGGAAAGTTTTGCGTTTCCACTAAGCGATCGCTGGGTGCGTGATCAGTGGGCGCTGGTTCTGACTTCCGTTTCCGATGAAGCTCTTGCTGAAAAAATTTATAACGCTGAAGAAGATCTCGTCGGGAATTTGCTGGACAGAGAGCTGGAAAGACGAACTGAAAATATTTTCCGGCGTGGAGAGCAGGTTGCTGTATCCGATTCGCTATGGGAAAATCACGGATGGAAAGTGAGGATGCAGCACGATTATATCCAGGTTATCGATTCAACAAATGCTGTGATGTTCCGACGCTACCTGCCCGATAATAACCGCTGGATGTGGGCCTGGTGGCAGGATGGGGTGGAAGATCCCGACTTTATCAATGCTGACTGGATTAATGCAAAACGCGATTCACTGATGGAATACCTGGTGCAGGGGGAACGCGATGGCTCGTATGTAACCACCGATTACCGAAGGCCACTTGAGACACGTTCCATTGACAGAGACGATCGCCTGACCGCGTATGAAACCATGGGTATCTGGCGGATGACAAACGACTTTATGGGCGGCCCGTTTGTGCACTTCACATATCATGATCCCGAGACGAACCGGCTCTTTATGGTTGAGTATGCCCAGTTTGCACCCAGAGTGAATAAACGCCGGTTTGTAAGGCAGTTTCAGGCGATGGGACGAACGTTCGAAAGCGATTCAACTTGGGTTACCACACGTTCCGAAGAAATTACAGGGTTGGAGTAA
- a CDS encoding SusE domain-containing protein gives MKKLIISTIAILGLLVFTSCEDSVGPTINSDGSSPALTSHSGGESFVLNEEEADDELFTLSWDAPDYGFSAAVTYTIQMDADNSGFENPVTFAETTQTSITMTVGEVNAILLDAGLPFSEETTVDMRIRAHVNDSVEDRYSDVFTLGFTPYETEVDVTFPEELFMIGNSVGGWDWGAVDLPMIPVYDKPHLFWKIVWIEAGVDDPGYKFAPEQDWGNDFGYNGEAPVDGVVEFGGDNMPEPEESGYYMVVVNYETEEIAVVDPQVYLIGETVGSWDTANQDARFDVDNENELLTITRELNSEELRMYAWYDGGWFTDWWQSEFMIFGGEIEFRGTGGDQDRVNISPAGEYTIELDFRNNTGSVQQQ, from the coding sequence ATGAAAAAATTAATTATATCAACAATTGCGATTCTTGGCCTGCTGGTCTTCACCTCGTGTGAAGACTCGGTAGGGCCCACGATCAATTCCGATGGAAGCTCTCCTGCCCTTACATCACATAGTGGTGGCGAAAGTTTTGTACTCAACGAGGAGGAAGCAGATGATGAATTGTTCACCCTCTCGTGGGACGCACCGGATTACGGGTTCTCGGCTGCTGTAACCTATACCATCCAGATGGATGCAGACAACAGCGGATTCGAAAATCCTGTTACATTTGCTGAAACAACCCAAACATCCATCACGATGACGGTAGGTGAAGTAAATGCTATTCTGCTTGATGCCGGCCTCCCATTTAGCGAGGAGACAACCGTAGATATGAGAATTCGTGCTCATGTAAACGATTCAGTTGAAGACCGATATTCGGATGTCTTCACACTTGGTTTCACACCATACGAAACCGAAGTAGATGTCACATTTCCCGAAGAGCTCTTCATGATTGGAAACAGCGTGGGCGGCTGGGATTGGGGCGCCGTTGATCTGCCGATGATTCCGGTATACGATAAACCACATCTGTTCTGGAAAATCGTATGGATTGAAGCTGGTGTTGATGATCCGGGATATAAGTTTGCTCCCGAACAGGATTGGGGCAATGATTTTGGATACAACGGTGAAGCACCCGTTGACGGCGTCGTTGAGTTTGGAGGTGATAACATGCCAGAACCTGAAGAATCAGGCTATTACATGGTTGTTGTAAACTATGAAACAGAAGAGATTGCCGTTGTTGATCCGCAGGTTTACCTGATCGGTGAAACCGTGGGAAGCTGGGATACCGCAAACCAGGATGCACGTTTTGACGTGGACAACGAAAACGAACTCCTGACAATCACCCGGGAGCTCAATTCTGAAGAACTCAGGATGTATGCCTGGTATGATGGCGGCTGGTTCACCGACTGGTGGCAGTCAGAGTTTATGATCTTCGGTGGCGAAATTGAATTTCGCGGTACCGGGGGCGACCAGGATCGCGTCAACATCAGTCCTGCCGGTGAATATACAATTGAACTGGATTTCAGAAATAACACAGGATCCGTTCAGCAGCAGTAA
- the trpB gene encoding tryptophan synthase subunit beta gives MNYEAPTKTGYFGDYGGKFVPEVLMPALEELESAFNEAQNDPIFLNEYHQLLEEYVGRPTKLTFADRLTDHYGKAKIYLKREDLCHTGAHKINNAIGQILLAKKMGKNRIIAETGAGQHGVATATVCAKFGIECVVYMGAEDMERQKLNVDRMRLLGAEVRSVSSGSKTLKDATNEAIRDWVTNVEDTFYIIGSVVGPHPYPKMTRDFHQVIGKETKSQILQAESRLPDYLVACVGGGSNAIGFFYPFINDEEVKMIGVEAAGLGADTDQTAATLTIGTPGILHGSLSYLLHNNEGQIQLAHSISAGLDYPGIGPEHAHLHDIKRVSYYGVTDKEAMDAVERTSKFEGIIPAIETAHALAYLETLMPLTSKDEIVVINCSGRGDKDMKTISEYFNS, from the coding sequence ATGAATTACGAAGCACCCACAAAAACCGGTTATTTTGGCGATTACGGTGGGAAGTTTGTTCCTGAAGTTTTAATGCCGGCCCTTGAAGAACTTGAATCCGCGTTTAATGAAGCGCAGAATGATCCGATATTTTTAAACGAATATCATCAGCTTTTGGAAGAGTATGTTGGCCGGCCGACTAAACTAACGTTTGCTGACCGGCTTACGGATCACTACGGCAAGGCGAAAATCTATCTCAAGCGGGAAGATCTCTGCCACACCGGGGCTCACAAAATCAATAATGCGATTGGTCAGATTCTACTCGCTAAAAAGATGGGCAAAAACCGGATTATCGCTGAAACGGGTGCAGGTCAGCACGGTGTGGCAACTGCAACGGTCTGCGCTAAATTTGGGATCGAGTGCGTGGTCTATATGGGAGCTGAAGATATGGAGCGCCAGAAATTGAATGTAGACCGGATGCGATTGCTTGGAGCTGAGGTTCGTTCAGTATCCAGCGGATCGAAGACGTTGAAAGATGCGACCAACGAAGCGATCCGCGACTGGGTGACTAACGTTGAAGATACATTTTACATCATCGGTTCAGTTGTGGGCCCGCATCCGTATCCAAAAATGACGAGAGATTTTCACCAGGTGATCGGTAAAGAGACCAAATCGCAAATTTTGCAGGCAGAAAGCCGGCTGCCGGATTACCTGGTAGCCTGTGTTGGCGGCGGATCAAACGCGATCGGGTTTTTCTACCCGTTTATTAACGACGAAGAAGTGAAAATGATCGGTGTGGAAGCAGCCGGTTTGGGAGCCGATACTGATCAAACCGCAGCAACCCTGACGATCGGAACGCCCGGCATTCTGCACGGCTCACTCAGCTACCTTTTGCATAACAACGAGGGTCAGATTCAGCTTGCCCACTCCATCAGTGCCGGTTTGGATTATCCGGGAATTGGTCCCGAACATGCGCATTTACATGATATCAAACGCGTTTCGTACTATGGTGTGACCGATAAAGAGGCGATGGATGCAGTAGAACGAACTTCAAAATTTGAGGGGATCATCCCGGCGATTGAAACGGCGCATGCGCTGGCTTATCTCGAGACGCTAATGCCGCTCACTTCCAAAGATGAAATTGTAGTAATTAACTGCTCCGGACGCGGCGACAAAGACATGAAAACTATTTCAGAATACTTTAACTCATGA
- the trpA gene encoding tryptophan synthase subunit alpha, translated as MIAQKNRIQSVFEKRKDGDKIMSLFLTAGFPDLESTVDLVLGFEQNGADMIELGMPFSDPLADGPTIQYASNEAIKAGITMDKIFEMVKEIRLQSEIPIVLMGYINPVFRYGVEKFCIRAEECGVDGLIIPDAPIEESGLLSEHAEKAGLSMIFLVAPNTSSERMKLIDQRSSGFVYCVSVTGVTGARDGEEVAQSVQKFISRVRENVQKNPSLVGFGIKNHTDAKKISSDLDGFIVGSALVENIRENYPENGWKQKLFSFVKELKFGNI; from the coding sequence ATGATTGCACAGAAAAACAGAATTCAGTCGGTTTTTGAAAAACGGAAAGATGGCGATAAAATCATGTCCCTATTTCTTACTGCGGGATTTCCCGATCTGGAGTCAACCGTAGATCTGGTGCTCGGTTTCGAACAGAACGGCGCCGATATGATAGAACTCGGCATGCCGTTCAGCGATCCATTGGCTGACGGACCAACCATTCAGTATGCCAGTAACGAAGCGATTAAAGCGGGAATTACCATGGATAAAATCTTTGAAATGGTGAAAGAGATCCGTCTGCAATCAGAAATCCCGATTGTGCTGATGGGGTACATCAATCCGGTGTTCCGGTACGGTGTGGAGAAGTTCTGTATTCGTGCTGAAGAGTGCGGTGTTGATGGTCTGATTATTCCCGATGCCCCGATCGAGGAATCGGGTTTGCTAAGTGAACACGCCGAAAAAGCAGGACTTTCAATGATTTTTCTGGTGGCTCCAAATACATCCAGTGAGCGAATGAAACTGATCGATCAGAGAAGCAGCGGATTTGTATACTGTGTGTCGGTTACCGGCGTTACAGGTGCGCGGGATGGTGAAGAGGTTGCTCAATCCGTGCAAAAATTTATCTCACGTGTTCGCGAGAATGTTCAGAAAAATCCGAGCCTGGTTGGGTTTGGAATCAAAAATCATACAGATGCGAAGAAAATATCCTCCGATCTCGACGGCTTTATCGTTGGAAGTGCGTTGGTTGAGAATATCCGGGAAAACTATCCCGAAAACGGATGGAAACAGAAGCTGTTTTCATTTGTTAAAGAACTGAAATTTGGAAATATTTGA
- the dnaG gene encoding DNA primase produces the protein MTGDDKKEEIREAADIVEVINDYVRLKKSGNGFVGLCPFHDEKTPSFHVTPRMGIYKCFGCGESGDVYNFIMEMEGVSFPDAMKTLADRYGIDLPKPEESEKYKEESHLREGVLHALKYAGLYYHRQLHESSDAKKAREYLNSRGYDDKIIRTFGLGYAPGGGDSLLKEAEKEGIKEEYLAESDLIKPSNRGDGFYDTFRDRLMFPIFNPSGKVIAFAGRILNENKKTAKYVNSAQTIAYNKSEVVYGVNFAKNDIRKEEEVILVEGYTDVITMYQHGIKNVVASSGTSLTSKQINILQRYGNRIVMIYDADEAGQKAMERGLKIALHEGMEVNLLELPDGEDPDSFVKQFGKDSFLNLKKEKAEDFISFTIHKAEKKGDLEKPGDRARLIHTILEQIAEIPEEIQRQVYVQHLHQKTQQYRKGSDRELFQQLEKFIAEKRRAEQRSKRREQSAPVSTPNDPRPAPPQEGAARSKPAPEKKRPFYEKEIIRLLLTFGPKMQKFIGHNVGADQIEDEQLREFYEDIMTRHIKEQEISVEHYSSRDQPFPSLLSDILLERYSVSENHSKATGNEFKKDKFPFKSAKSAMKALRLHFYERKRAELSQLLKEGDTDERQRFMKMISKVQKEITKIQKMSADMLFDDPDFMDDDSSDTIIQETFEYKMKGEK, from the coding sequence ATGACAGGTGACGATAAAAAAGAAGAAATTCGGGAAGCAGCCGATATTGTTGAGGTGATCAACGATTACGTCCGCCTCAAGAAATCCGGGAACGGCTTTGTGGGTTTGTGTCCGTTTCATGATGAAAAAACGCCTTCTTTTCACGTTACTCCACGCATGGGGATTTATAAATGTTTTGGCTGCGGGGAGAGCGGGGACGTCTATAATTTTATTATGGAGATGGAGGGTGTGAGTTTTCCCGATGCGATGAAAACACTTGCCGATCGCTACGGAATTGATCTGCCCAAACCGGAAGAGTCGGAGAAATACAAGGAAGAGAGTCATCTGCGGGAGGGAGTGCTCCATGCCCTGAAATATGCAGGACTTTATTATCACAGGCAGCTTCATGAAAGCAGTGATGCGAAAAAAGCGAGAGAGTACCTGAATAGCCGCGGATATGATGACAAAATCATCCGAACATTCGGCCTGGGATACGCACCCGGCGGCGGTGATTCCCTGCTAAAGGAAGCAGAAAAGGAGGGGATCAAAGAGGAGTATCTTGCGGAGTCAGATCTCATCAAACCGAGCAATCGCGGCGATGGATTTTATGACACCTTCCGGGACCGGCTGATGTTTCCGATTTTCAATCCTTCGGGTAAGGTCATTGCGTTTGCCGGCAGAATACTGAATGAAAATAAAAAAACGGCGAAGTATGTAAACTCCGCCCAAACCATCGCCTACAACAAAAGTGAAGTGGTGTATGGGGTTAACTTTGCGAAAAATGATATTCGTAAGGAAGAGGAGGTCATTCTGGTTGAAGGGTACACGGATGTGATTACCATGTATCAGCACGGAATTAAAAATGTGGTGGCTTCAAGCGGTACTTCTCTTACATCAAAACAGATCAATATTCTGCAGCGGTACGGCAACCGCATTGTGATGATTTATGATGCGGATGAAGCCGGACAAAAAGCGATGGAACGCGGGTTGAAAATTGCACTTCATGAAGGTATGGAGGTGAATTTGCTGGAATTGCCCGATGGTGAAGATCCCGATTCGTTTGTGAAGCAGTTTGGCAAGGATTCCTTTCTGAATCTAAAAAAAGAGAAGGCGGAAGATTTTATATCCTTCACCATTCATAAGGCGGAAAAGAAAGGAGACCTGGAGAAGCCCGGCGATCGTGCCCGGCTGATCCATACGATTCTGGAACAGATTGCCGAAATTCCTGAGGAGATTCAGCGCCAGGTGTATGTGCAGCATCTGCACCAGAAAACGCAGCAATACCGCAAGGGGAGTGACCGGGAGCTGTTTCAGCAGCTTGAAAAATTTATCGCAGAAAAACGCCGGGCAGAACAGCGATCGAAACGACGTGAACAGTCTGCACCGGTTTCAACTCCGAATGATCCGCGGCCTGCTCCGCCGCAGGAAGGGGCTGCCAGGTCTAAACCGGCTCCTGAAAAAAAGCGGCCGTTTTACGAAAAAGAGATTATTCGGCTGCTTCTGACTTTCGGACCAAAAATGCAGAAATTTATCGGTCATAACGTTGGGGCGGATCAAATTGAGGATGAACAACTCAGGGAATTTTACGAAGATATTATGACCCGCCACATCAAGGAACAAGAAATTTCGGTGGAGCACTATTCCAGCCGTGATCAGCCGTTTCCTTCGCTGCTGAGCGATATTTTACTCGAACGATATTCCGTTAGTGAAAACCACTCCAAAGCGACCGGCAATGAGTTCAAAAAAGATAAATTTCCGTTCAAAAGCGCCAAATCAGCGATGAAAGCCCTGCGCCTGCACTTTTATGAACGCAAACGAGCCGAGCTTTCCCAGCTATTAAAAGAGGGAGACACGGACGAACGTCAACGTTTTATGAAGATGATTTCCAAAGTTCAGAAAGAGATCACAAAAATTCAGAAAATGTCTGCCGACATGCTTTTTGATGATCCGGATTTTATGGATGATGACTCGTCGGATACCATCATTCAGGAGACGTTTGAGTATAAGATGAAAGGGGAGAAGTAG
- a CDS encoding bacteriorhodopsin: MEALIEMLGNATFENYVGAAEGYTEMAYQMSAHVLTLGFAIMLAGLLYFVLTIKTVAPKYRTSSVLSGVVMVSAFLLLYVQSQNWTSAMVYDADTARYVLGDGNDLFNNGYRYLNWLIDVPMLLFQILFVVTLTKSDFSSIRNQFWFSGTAMILTGYVGQFYEVTNPTLFFVWGFISTIFFVHILILMKRVISEGKEGAPPKAQKYLGYIWVLFLFSWMLYPGAYLMPYLTMTLDPVLSETLVVGRHITYTIADVSSKVIYGIFLTLAAQEMSKAEGYDYETMKNAL; encoded by the coding sequence ATGGAAGCTTTAATCGAAATGTTGGGTAATGCCACATTTGAAAACTATGTAGGTGCGGCTGAAGGGTATACCGAAATGGCGTACCAGATGTCTGCTCACGTTCTAACGCTCGGTTTTGCAATTATGCTGGCCGGTCTTCTTTACTTCGTTCTAACCATAAAAACCGTAGCTCCTAAATACAGAACCTCATCCGTACTCTCCGGTGTGGTTATGGTCTCTGCTTTTCTGCTGCTCTATGTACAGTCGCAGAACTGGACAAGCGCAATGGTTTATGACGCTGATACTGCCCGATATGTATTGGGCGACGGTAACGACCTGTTCAATAACGGATATCGCTATCTGAACTGGCTGATTGATGTCCCGATGCTGCTCTTCCAGATTCTGTTCGTGGTTACGCTCACCAAAAGTGATTTCAGTTCCATCAGAAATCAATTCTGGTTCTCGGGTACAGCTATGATCCTCACAGGATACGTTGGACAGTTTTACGAAGTAACCAACCCGACATTATTCTTCGTCTGGGGATTCATCTCAACCATCTTCTTTGTTCATATTCTTATTCTGATGAAGCGGGTGATCAGCGAAGGAAAAGAAGGCGCTCCTCCAAAAGCACAAAAATATCTCGGGTACATTTGGGTACTCTTTTTATTCTCCTGGATGCTCTATCCCGGTGCATATCTGATGCCATATCTCACAATGACACTCGATCCTGTCTTGAGCGAAACACTTGTTGTAGGGCGACACATTACCTATACAATTGCTGATGTTAGTTCTAAGGTGATCTACGGTATCTTCCTCACGCTCGCTGCTCAAGAGATGAGTAAGGCCGAAGGATACGATTACGAAACTATGAAAAACGCACTCTGA
- a CDS encoding trans-aconitate 2-methyltransferase yields the protein MNNTDSPHSLAEYKINSGPEKDSAERMAKSLEPWRFSIPVGPILETGAGVGHFTEYLIKMFPERDIEVMDPDSEKIAFHNDFYPDTDRLTREARDPENDPPDELNYALICGHHTVQSFTQPATALERLSRSLKVDGLMLMSFPGEDSFKEWRSVCLDLGIPYTGRQLPQTEPLVIHLSMGPVQVDFYEDQSVHYFESFEDFLIQFKKSGVNAQKDDRMLTRKEIKLLNENWKERSEGRIGLTYHNVFLAVKRIAE from the coding sequence ATGAACAATACTGATAGTCCTCATTCCCTCGCTGAGTACAAAATAAATTCAGGTCCAGAGAAAGATTCCGCTGAACGAATGGCCAAATCCCTGGAGCCGTGGCGTTTTTCCATACCCGTCGGTCCCATTTTGGAAACAGGTGCAGGAGTAGGTCATTTCACGGAATATCTGATAAAGATGTTTCCCGAACGTGACATTGAAGTGATGGATCCTGATTCTGAAAAAATCGCCTTTCACAATGATTTTTATCCAGATACGGATCGGCTAACCCGGGAGGCGAGAGATCCGGAAAATGATCCGCCCGATGAGCTTAATTACGCCCTGATTTGCGGTCATCACACCGTTCAGTCATTTACTCAGCCTGCAACAGCTCTCGAAAGACTTAGCCGGTCTTTGAAAGTAGACGGGCTGATGCTGATGTCATTTCCAGGCGAAGATTCCTTTAAAGAGTGGAGATCAGTTTGTCTTGATCTCGGTATTCCCTATACAGGCCGGCAGCTTCCTCAAACCGAACCGCTGGTGATTCATCTGTCAATGGGACCGGTTCAGGTCGATTTTTATGAAGATCAGTCGGTTCACTATTTTGAATCATTTGAAGATTTTTTGATTCAATTCAAAAAGAGCGGTGTGAATGCACAAAAAGATGACAGGATGCTTACCCGGAAAGAGATCAAGCTTTTAAATGAAAACTGGAAGGAGAGGAGTGAAGGAAGAATCGGGCTGACCTACCATAATGTGTTTCTGGCAGTGAAGCGGATCGCTGAGTAG
- the sucD gene encoding succinate--CoA ligase subunit alpha: MSVLVGKDTRLVVQGFTGSEGTFHAEQMIEYGTNVVGGVTPGKGGQTHLDLPVFNTVADAVKEEQANTSVIFVPPPFAGDAISEAAFAGIKVIICITEGIPVADMIIAKQIVKSHGAVLIGPNCPGVITPGEAKIGIMPADIFEPGNIGLISRSGTLTYEAVDQLSKAGLGQTTAIGIGGDPVIGTNHLDAVKLFQDDPDTEAIVLIGEIGGTAEEEAAAYIKDNVDKPVVAFIAGSTAPPGRRMGHAGAIISGGKGSAQDKKKALRDAGITVVDSPAEIGSTLKEML, encoded by the coding sequence ATGAGTGTATTAGTTGGTAAGGATACCCGCCTCGTTGTTCAGGGGTTTACCGGTAGCGAAGGGACCTTTCACGCGGAACAGATGATTGAGTACGGTACGAATGTAGTCGGTGGAGTAACCCCCGGTAAAGGTGGTCAAACCCATCTCGATCTGCCGGTATTTAACACAGTTGCCGATGCGGTTAAAGAAGAGCAGGCAAATACATCTGTAATTTTTGTTCCCCCACCCTTTGCCGGCGATGCAATTTCTGAAGCGGCATTTGCAGGAATTAAAGTGATTATTTGCATCACCGAAGGAATTCCCGTTGCTGATATGATCATAGCAAAACAAATTGTAAAGAGCCACGGTGCTGTTCTGATCGGGCCAAACTGCCCCGGAGTTATCACACCGGGTGAAGCAAAAATCGGAATTATGCCGGCAGATATTTTTGAACCGGGTAACATCGGACTGATTTCAAGATCCGGAACACTCACTTACGAAGCCGTTGACCAGCTTTCCAAAGCCGGACTCGGACAAACCACAGCAATTGGAATTGGCGGTGATCCCGTTATCGGAACCAATCACCTCGACGCTGTAAAACTGTTCCAGGATGATCCCGATACCGAAGCAATCGTACTGATTGGCGAGATCGGCGGAACAGCCGAAGAAGAGGCTGCTGCCTATATTAAAGATAATGTAGACAAGCCGGTTGTAGCATTTATCGCCGGAAGTACAGCACCTCCCGGACGCCGCATGGGTCATGCCGGTGCAATTATCTCAGGCGGAAAAGGATCTGCCCAGGATAAGAAAAAAGCACTGCGTGATGCAGGGATCACCGTGGTTGACAGCCCCGCCGAAATCGGATCAACACTGAAAGAAATGCTCTAA